A genomic window from Rhizobium sp. EC-SD404 includes:
- the alc gene encoding allantoicase — protein sequence MTNEHAVLERNEDIPDFVRGTINLASERLGAIGLSTSDEFFAPLSRMLKDEPAVFLPGEYDDNGKWMDGWESRRKRVPGHDWAIIRLAMPGRVFGFDVDTSFFTGNYPPHASIEAAYVEGGDPDEATEWVEILSKTALGPSQHHYVEIDDQAKRADVWTHLRLHIYPDGGVARLRVFGAAHFDWDRVDASAEVDLAYIFHGARALAWSDAHYGSPERMLGPGRGINMGDGWETARRRGPGHDWTILKLGHAGTIDRIVVDTAHFKGNFPDTCELMGAYLPDHVGDFSDEQIRDSEAWKPVLPRTKLQMDHVHSFTGDAVQAIGPVTHVRFAIHPDGGVSRLRLFGTKA from the coding sequence ATGACGAACGAGCATGCCGTCCTCGAACGCAACGAGGACATTCCTGATTTCGTCCGCGGCACCATCAACCTGGCCTCCGAGCGGCTTGGGGCGATCGGGCTTTCCACGTCCGACGAGTTCTTCGCGCCGCTGTCGCGCATGCTGAAGGATGAGCCGGCGGTCTTCCTGCCCGGCGAATACGACGACAACGGCAAGTGGATGGACGGCTGGGAGTCGCGGCGCAAGCGCGTGCCTGGCCATGACTGGGCAATCATCCGGCTCGCGATGCCCGGCCGCGTCTTCGGGTTCGACGTCGATACGAGCTTCTTCACCGGCAACTACCCGCCGCACGCCAGCATCGAGGCAGCCTATGTCGAGGGCGGCGATCCGGACGAGGCGACCGAGTGGGTCGAGATCCTGTCGAAGACGGCGCTCGGTCCGTCACAGCATCATTATGTCGAGATCGACGATCAGGCCAAGCGCGCCGATGTGTGGACGCACCTGCGTCTGCACATCTATCCCGATGGCGGCGTTGCACGCCTGCGCGTCTTCGGTGCCGCCCATTTCGACTGGGATCGGGTCGATGCGTCTGCAGAGGTCGATCTCGCCTATATCTTCCATGGTGCCCGGGCGCTCGCCTGGTCGGACGCCCACTACGGTTCGCCGGAACGGATGCTTGGACCCGGCCGTGGCATCAACATGGGCGATGGCTGGGAAACGGCGCGCCGTCGCGGACCCGGTCACGACTGGACGATCCTGAAGCTCGGCCACGCCGGCACGATCGACCGGATCGTCGTCGATACCGCCCATTTCAAGGGCAACTTTCCCGACACCTGCGAGCTGATGGGTGCCTATCTGCCGGATCATGTCGGCGATTTCAGCGACGAACAGATCCGCGACAGCGAAGCCTGGAAACCCGTTCTGCCGCGCACCAAGCTGCAGATGGACCATGTCCACAGCTTCACCGGCGATGCGGTGCAGGCAATCGGGCCGGTGACCCATGTGCGCTTCGCGATCCACCCCGATGGCGGCGTGAGCCGTCTGCGGCTTTTCGGCACGAAGGCCTGA
- the puuE gene encoding allantoinase PuuE, with product MTTEPYPRDMIGYGRTTPDPRWPDGARIAVQFVVNYEEGGENAIIHGDAASEAFLSEIVGAQAWPGQRHMNMESIYEYGSRAGFWRLWRMFFERRMPVTVYGVATALQRNPEAVAGMKEADWEIASHGLKWIDYKDFTLDEERRHRDEAIRIHTAVTGERPLGWYTGRSSIHSTQLAMEEGGFVYSSDSYADDLPYWVDGANGDHLIVPYTLDANDMRFATPQGFNTGEQFFTYLKDSFDVLHEEGGQGAAKMMSIGLHCRLVGRPGRAAALARFLDYVAGHDKVWVARRIDIARHWHAHHKRQPR from the coding sequence ATGACCACCGAACCTTATCCCAGAGACATGATCGGCTATGGCCGGACGACGCCCGATCCGCGCTGGCCCGACGGCGCGCGCATCGCCGTGCAGTTCGTCGTCAACTACGAGGAAGGCGGCGAGAACGCGATCATCCATGGCGATGCCGCGTCGGAAGCGTTCCTCTCGGAAATCGTCGGCGCGCAGGCCTGGCCCGGCCAGCGCCACATGAACATGGAATCGATCTACGAATACGGCTCGCGTGCGGGCTTCTGGCGGCTTTGGCGCATGTTCTTCGAGCGGCGGATGCCCGTCACCGTCTACGGTGTCGCCACCGCGCTGCAGCGCAATCCGGAAGCGGTAGCGGGCATGAAGGAAGCCGATTGGGAGATCGCATCCCACGGCCTCAAATGGATCGACTACAAGGATTTCACGCTCGACGAAGAGCGCCGGCACCGCGACGAAGCGATCCGCATCCACACGGCTGTGACGGGCGAACGGCCACTCGGCTGGTATACGGGCCGATCGTCGATCCATTCGACGCAACTGGCGATGGAGGAGGGCGGCTTCGTCTATTCCTCCGATTCCTACGCGGACGATCTGCCCTATTGGGTCGATGGAGCGAATGGCGACCATCTGATCGTGCCCTATACGCTCGACGCCAACGACATGCGCTTCGCGACGCCGCAAGGGTTCAACACGGGCGAGCAGTTCTTCACCTATCTCAAGGACAGCTTCGACGTTCTTCATGAGGAAGGCGGGCAGGGTGCGGCCAAGATGATGTCCATCGGTCTCCACTGCCGTCTCGTCGGCCGCCCGGGGCGGGCGGCGGCCCTTGCGCGGTTCCTCGACTATGTCGCGGGCCACGATAAGGTCTGGGTCGCGCGCCGCATCGATATCGCGCGCCATTGGCACGCGCACCACAAGAGGCAGCCGCGATGA
- a CDS encoding ureidoglycolate lyase — protein MAALILTVEPLTREAFAPFGSVMETEGAELRLINGGTTERFHRLAVSDTDAEGRTIVSLFRGQPRAFPFSIAMMERHPDGSQAFYPLDKRDWLLAVAEDENGRPARPRVFRASGTQGISYGRNVWHHPLLALDEISDFLVVDREGPGLNLKEYFYSEPFVIEAADLTKRDAP, from the coding sequence TTGGCTGCGCTGATCCTCACCGTCGAACCGCTGACGCGGGAGGCTTTCGCACCTTTCGGGTCGGTCATGGAGACCGAGGGAGCGGAACTGCGGCTCATCAATGGCGGCACGACCGAGCGCTTCCATCGGCTCGCCGTCAGCGACACGGATGCGGAAGGCCGCACGATCGTCAGCCTCTTTCGCGGGCAGCCACGGGCTTTTCCGTTTTCCATTGCCATGATGGAACGCCACCCGGACGGGAGCCAAGCCTTCTATCCGCTCGACAAGCGCGACTGGCTGCTTGCCGTCGCCGAGGATGAGAATGGCAGGCCCGCGCGGCCGCGTGTGTTCCGCGCGTCAGGCACGCAAGGCATCAGCTATGGTCGCAATGTCTGGCATCACCCGCTTCTGGCTCTTGATGAAATCAGCGACTTCCTGGTCGTCGACCGGGAAGGGCCTGGGCTCAATCTCAAAGAATACTTCTATTCCGAGCCCTTCGTCATCGAGGCGGCCGACTTGACGAAAAGGGATGCGCCATGA
- a CDS encoding FAD-dependent oxidoreductase, with translation MQRARSASGSDQRCDLLIAGGGVVGLWMARLASDQGLSVVLVDAGAIGAGASGGILGALMPHAPERWNGKKQFQFEALLSLEPAIACLETETGLSTGYGRIGRLMPLGDQRQLERAREREDDAARNWQGDGRNFHWTVHSSATENEWLVPDAAPAGVVFDDLSARLDPRRLCAALRTSLEARPNVSMIEHDGLRHWQASKAELASGAVVMADRLAVTAGHESFPLLSALFPLPAELGMPVKGQAALLDARCDPGQPLIFDDGVYIVPHADGSVAIGSTSENSFDAPFSTDAQLDGLLDRAHALCPRLADAPVIERWAGLRPRAIGRDPLVDLVPGDTKTVIATGGFKITLGIAHAMAKAALDRLLGRPVELPESFSIDYHLAKTARIKR, from the coding sequence ATGCAACGGGCACGGTCAGCTTCCGGCAGCGATCAGCGATGCGATCTTCTGATCGCAGGCGGCGGTGTCGTCGGGCTGTGGATGGCGCGCCTTGCCAGCGACCAAGGCCTGTCGGTGGTTCTCGTGGATGCCGGCGCGATCGGTGCGGGTGCCAGCGGCGGCATTCTCGGCGCGCTGATGCCCCATGCACCGGAGCGCTGGAACGGCAAAAAGCAATTTCAGTTCGAAGCGCTTTTGTCGCTGGAGCCGGCGATTGCCTGTCTCGAAACGGAGACAGGACTTTCCACCGGCTACGGGCGCATCGGCCGGCTCATGCCGCTTGGCGATCAGCGCCAGCTTGAGCGGGCGCGCGAACGGGAGGACGATGCCGCCCGAAACTGGCAGGGGGACGGCCGCAATTTTCACTGGACGGTCCATTCGTCCGCGACTGAGAACGAATGGCTGGTGCCGGATGCCGCTCCGGCCGGCGTCGTCTTCGACGATCTGAGCGCAAGGCTCGATCCGCGACGCCTCTGCGCGGCCCTGCGAACAAGCCTGGAAGCGCGGCCGAACGTATCGATGATCGAGCATGATGGCCTGCGGCATTGGCAGGCGAGCAAAGCTGAGCTCGCAAGCGGCGCTGTAGTGATGGCCGACCGGCTGGCCGTCACGGCCGGTCATGAAAGCTTTCCACTGCTATCGGCGCTTTTTCCGCTTCCGGCGGAACTCGGCATGCCCGTCAAAGGCCAGGCGGCGCTTCTCGATGCCCGCTGCGATCCCGGCCAGCCGCTCATTTTCGACGATGGCGTCTACATCGTTCCCCATGCGGATGGTTCGGTCGCGATCGGCAGTACCAGCGAGAACAGCTTCGACGCGCCGTTTTCGACCGATGCCCAACTCGATGGTCTGCTCGATCGGGCGCACGCGCTGTGTCCGCGGCTTGCCGATGCGCCGGTGATCGAACGCTGGGCCGGGCTTCGCCCGCGGGCGATCGGTCGTGATCCGCTCGTCGATCTCGTGCCGGGTGACACGAAGACGGTGATCGCGACGGGCGGCTTCAAGATCACGCTCGGCATTGCCCACGCCATGGCCAAGGCGGCGCTGGACCGGCTGCTCGGTCGGCCGGTCGAATTGCCGGAGAGCTTCTCGATCGATTATCATCTTGCCAAGACGGCGCGGATAAAGCGTTGA
- a CDS encoding glycine betaine/L-proline ABC transporter ATP-binding protein, producing the protein MANKVEAKNIFKIFGNEPERVFEMVSKGNSKADIHAETGHTIGVNDASFEVAEGEVFVVMGLSGSGKSTLVRMINGLIPPTRGQMMIDGVDVASCSAETLRKVRREKVAMVFQHFALFPHKTVIDNVAYGLKVKGLPAAERRERSLKALAQVGLETYADSYPEELSGGMQQRVGLARGLATEPEILLMDEPFGALDPLIRRDMQLELLELQRSLKKTIIFITHDLNEALILGDKIAIMKDGSFVQVGTAEEIVGEPADEYVRAFTQDIDRSRVFEVAAIARPPLSIEISAAVSDALARMEAESVDALFVTENGTLRGQVFYRGLSGTADTGVLAQHLDADFATVTPDAHLHELYGKAAAGLPIAVVDETGAFIGIVEPGDIFQQLVRGEEHETAPTRAATA; encoded by the coding sequence ATGGCGAACAAAGTAGAAGCGAAAAATATCTTCAAGATATTTGGAAACGAGCCCGAACGGGTCTTCGAAATGGTGAGCAAGGGCAATAGCAAGGCGGACATACACGCCGAAACGGGCCACACGATCGGCGTCAATGACGCGAGCTTCGAGGTCGCCGAGGGCGAAGTCTTCGTGGTGATGGGCCTCTCTGGTTCCGGGAAATCCACCCTGGTGCGGATGATCAACGGATTGATCCCACCGACGCGCGGCCAGATGATGATCGACGGCGTCGACGTGGCGTCGTGCTCGGCCGAGACCCTGCGCAAGGTACGGCGCGAAAAGGTCGCGATGGTCTTCCAGCACTTCGCCCTGTTCCCCCACAAAACCGTCATCGACAATGTCGCCTATGGCCTGAAGGTGAAGGGTCTGCCCGCTGCCGAAAGGCGCGAACGATCGTTGAAGGCGCTGGCCCAAGTTGGCCTGGAGACCTACGCAGACAGCTATCCGGAAGAGCTTTCCGGCGGCATGCAGCAGCGAGTCGGTCTGGCGCGCGGCCTGGCGACCGAGCCCGAGATCCTTTTGATGGACGAGCCCTTCGGTGCGCTCGATCCTCTCATTCGCCGCGATATGCAGTTGGAACTTTTGGAACTGCAGCGCAGCCTGAAGAAGACGATCATCTTCATCACGCACGATCTGAACGAAGCGCTGATCCTGGGCGACAAGATCGCCATCATGAAGGATGGCAGCTTCGTGCAGGTGGGCACTGCGGAGGAGATCGTGGGCGAACCGGCCGACGAATACGTGCGCGCCTTCACCCAGGACATCGACCGCTCGCGTGTTTTCGAGGTCGCCGCCATCGCCCGCCCGCCGCTTTCCATCGAAATCAGCGCCGCCGTCTCGGATGCGCTGGCGCGCATGGAAGCCGAAAGCGTGGACGCGCTTTTCGTCACGGAAAATGGCACACTGCGCGGACAGGTCTTCTATCGCGGCCTTTCTGGAACGGCAGACACAGGCGTGCTGGCACAGCATCTCGACGCTGATTTCGCGACGGTGACGCCCGATGCGCACCTGCACGAGCTTTACGGCAAGGCAGCAGCTGGCCTGCCAATTGCAGTCGTGGATGAAACGGGCGCCTTTATCGGCATCGTCGAGCCGGGCGACATCTTCCAGCAGCTGGTGCGCGGTGAAGAGCATGAGACTGCGCCAACACGCGCTGCAACTGCCTGA
- a CDS encoding response regulator has protein sequence MGSAEGDLDRDVIERGIAHVAQISPLIYVKDGQMRYRGASQSFLTALRMSEMPSSDPAFGEDGYDRERDEAERRCLVFGKVQRLSMVCPDGVRRVLTLSRIKCTDGSLFVVGHDPRIEPLALLQDVGSASVPVADQSGEMDDLRQVIEAMPMAVVVVDQNLTIELINGRFFDIWRLEPILLLGHPFRKLMDLNRGNGIYDVVDADWEGYVVSRTTEIRQGAVAPREFKRQDGVALMYSVTPLSNGRRMIGYYDISEVRRHRERAEAINAKLQETVRLLDDAAEAMAQGLLIYDADQILFTNDRFYEFLDVPRDLVGPGKPWKNLIHYCAKRGDYGDGEEAEKAKAYILESAREGQFHQMERKGRDGRWLRIDGKPTAGGLTVVTYSDISELKAREAELHQLVVKAEASDRAKSEFLANMSHEIRTPMNGVLGMAELLSKTELDTRQRTYCDIVMKSGNALLTIINDILDFSKIEAGAISLEQAPFNARDAVEDVAGLLAKAAAEKDLELVVRVDAAVPAMLVGDSGRFRQIVMNLLSNAIKFTEEGHVLISLAGGNLDDKAELVLTIEDTGLGIPADKRDKIFEKFSQVDGSSTRRHEGTGLGLAITTRIIELMDGTISLESEEGRGSTFRVCLALPIAETAQAPAPPPASLVGARVLVIDDNQVNRDILSAQLQDWQCDGCAAVSGAEGLQVLKAAAEMNVAVDCVILDHHMPGMTGLEMAAAVRLDPALMDTPIILLTSVDVDPRRSDIQRLGLVSVLTKPAREAHLAATLGEALARSRPSAPAPELRLPVHAVQEQPAVPDEVRPETIAPAFTSQSGALSLDLWIDNDGLAESVAGIGAALAFDDEENDGHVDRQIAAKAQSSGRRLEEQATRLDVLVAEDNEVNQIVFSQILDELGVVYRIVGNGALAVAEFDRAVPRLILMDVSMPVMNGHQATQAIRARERQSRGHVPIIGVTAHALKGDREACLQVGMDDYISKPISPDMLERKIGEWLKDDAKATG, from the coding sequence GTGGGGTCTGCTGAAGGTGATCTCGATAGGGACGTTATCGAGCGCGGCATCGCGCACGTGGCGCAGATCAGTCCGCTGATCTACGTCAAGGACGGCCAGATGCGCTATCGCGGTGCCAGTCAGTCGTTTCTCACTGCATTGCGCATGTCCGAGATGCCAAGCAGCGATCCGGCTTTCGGCGAAGACGGCTATGACCGCGAGCGTGACGAGGCCGAGCGTCGTTGCCTCGTATTCGGCAAAGTTCAACGTCTGTCGATGGTGTGCCCGGATGGGGTGAGGCGCGTGCTGACCCTGTCTCGGATCAAGTGCACGGACGGGTCGCTGTTCGTCGTTGGTCATGACCCGAGGATAGAACCGCTCGCGCTGCTTCAGGATGTCGGGTCGGCGTCGGTTCCCGTGGCGGATCAGTCCGGGGAAATGGACGATCTTCGACAGGTCATCGAGGCGATGCCGATGGCGGTCGTCGTGGTCGACCAGAACCTGACGATCGAACTGATCAACGGGCGCTTCTTCGACATCTGGCGCCTGGAGCCGATCCTGCTGCTGGGCCATCCGTTCCGCAAGCTTATGGACCTCAATCGCGGCAACGGAATCTACGACGTCGTCGACGCCGACTGGGAAGGTTACGTCGTTTCCAGAACCACCGAAATCAGGCAGGGAGCCGTCGCGCCGAGGGAGTTCAAGCGGCAGGACGGGGTCGCCTTGATGTACTCGGTCACGCCGCTGTCGAACGGCCGCCGCATGATCGGCTACTACGACATCAGCGAAGTGCGTAGGCACCGGGAACGCGCCGAAGCGATCAACGCCAAGCTTCAGGAAACGGTCCGCCTGCTTGACGACGCAGCCGAGGCCATGGCGCAGGGCCTGCTGATCTATGACGCGGACCAGATTCTCTTCACGAACGACCGCTTCTACGAATTCCTGGACGTTCCGCGCGACCTCGTCGGACCAGGCAAGCCATGGAAAAACTTGATCCATTATTGCGCCAAGCGCGGAGACTATGGGGACGGGGAGGAGGCGGAGAAGGCGAAAGCCTATATTCTGGAAAGCGCCCGCGAAGGGCAGTTCCACCAGATGGAACGAAAGGGCCGCGACGGTCGCTGGCTCCGCATCGACGGAAAGCCTACGGCTGGCGGGCTTACCGTCGTCACCTATTCCGACATCTCGGAGCTGAAAGCACGCGAAGCGGAGCTGCATCAGCTGGTCGTCAAGGCCGAAGCCTCTGACCGAGCGAAGTCTGAATTCCTCGCCAATATGAGTCACGAAATCCGCACGCCCATGAACGGCGTGCTCGGCATGGCGGAGCTTCTGTCGAAGACCGAACTCGATACGCGCCAGCGCACCTATTGCGACATCGTCATGAAATCGGGCAACGCGCTGCTGACGATCATCAACGACATCCTCGATTTCTCCAAGATCGAAGCGGGCGCGATCTCGCTCGAGCAAGCCCCGTTCAATGCGCGGGATGCGGTGGAAGACGTCGCCGGCCTGCTGGCAAAGGCCGCGGCCGAGAAGGACCTCGAGCTCGTGGTGCGCGTCGATGCGGCCGTGCCGGCCATGCTGGTTGGGGATTCGGGTCGCTTCCGTCAGATCGTGATGAACCTGCTTTCCAACGCCATCAAGTTCACCGAAGAGGGACACGTCCTGATCTCGCTCGCGGGCGGCAATCTCGACGATAAAGCCGAACTGGTGTTGACCATTGAGGACACGGGGCTCGGCATCCCGGCGGACAAGCGCGACAAGATCTTCGAGAAGTTCAGCCAGGTCGACGGATCGTCGACCCGCCGACACGAGGGCACCGGTCTCGGTCTCGCGATCACGACCCGTATCATCGAACTGATGGACGGCACGATCTCGCTGGAAAGCGAAGAAGGCCGCGGTTCGACCTTCCGCGTGTGCCTTGCGTTGCCGATCGCCGAGACGGCGCAGGCGCCTGCGCCGCCGCCGGCGTCGCTCGTCGGTGCGCGCGTATTGGTGATCGACGACAACCAGGTGAACCGCGATATCCTGAGCGCGCAATTGCAGGACTGGCAGTGCGATGGCTGTGCGGCTGTCAGCGGAGCCGAAGGGCTTCAGGTGCTCAAAGCCGCAGCCGAGATGAACGTTGCCGTCGACTGCGTCATTCTCGACCATCACATGCCGGGCATGACCGGGCTGGAGATGGCGGCGGCAGTGCGCCTCGATCCTGCGCTCATGGATACGCCGATCATTCTCCTCACCTCGGTCGACGTCGATCCGAGGCGCTCCGACATCCAGCGGCTTGGCCTCGTGTCCGTGCTGACGAAGCCCGCGCGCGAGGCACATTTGGCGGCCACGCTCGGTGAAGCCCTGGCACGCTCGAGACCGAGCGCTCCGGCGCCTGAACTGCGGTTGCCGGTGCATGCGGTGCAAGAGCAGCCAGCAGTACCCGACGAGGTTAGACCCGAGACGATTGCGCCGGCGTTCACGTCGCAGTCCGGGGCGCTGTCGCTCGATCTTTGGATCGACAATGATGGCCTCGCCGAATCGGTTGCCGGAATCGGGGCTGCGCTTGCTTTCGACGACGAAGAGAATGACGGCCATGTCGACCGCCAGATCGCGGCCAAAGCGCAGTCGTCGGGCCGGCGCCTGGAAGAGCAGGCGACCCGGCTCGACGTGCTGGTTGCGGAAGACAACGAGGTCAACCAAATCGTCTTCAGTCAGATTCTCGACGAACTCGGCGTGGTCTACCGCATCGTCGGCAATGGGGCGCTGGCGGTCGCCGAATTCGATCGCGCCGTTCCGCGGCTGATCCTTATGGACGTGTCGATGCCCGTGATGAACGGCCATCAGGCGACGCAGGCAATCCGTGCGCGCGAGCGGCAGAGCCGCGGCCATGTGCCCATCATCGGCGTCACCGCCCATGCCCTCAAAGGCGATCGCGAAGCCTGCCTGCAGGTCGGCATGGACGATTACATCTCCAAGCCGATCAGCCCCGACATGCTGGAACGCAAGATCGGCGAGTGGCTCAAGGACGACGCGAAGGCGACCGGCTGA
- the uraD gene encoding 2-oxo-4-hydroxy-4-carboxy-5-ureidoimidazoline decarboxylase, with amino-acid sequence MIDKDAFVERYGGIFEHSPFVAERGYRRLAPDQALTVSTVHLALCQAFRAASTQERLDVLKAHPDLAGKLAISGGLTEASKSEQAGAGLDRLLPEEHARFTELNDRYQREFGFPFIIAVKGLGKDDILRAFEKRIKNTKPHEFATACNEVEKIALLRLKSMHPES; translated from the coding sequence ATGATCGACAAGGACGCATTCGTCGAGCGCTACGGCGGGATCTTCGAACATTCGCCCTTCGTTGCCGAGCGTGGATATCGGCGTCTTGCGCCCGACCAGGCGCTGACGGTCTCGACCGTTCATCTGGCGTTGTGCCAGGCGTTCCGCGCGGCGAGCACGCAGGAGCGGCTGGACGTCCTGAAGGCCCATCCGGATCTCGCAGGCAAGCTCGCGATCTCGGGCGGTCTCACCGAGGCTTCGAAATCCGAGCAGGCTGGCGCAGGCCTCGATCGGCTTTTGCCTGAAGAACATGCGCGCTTCACCGAACTCAACGATCGCTATCAGCGCGAATTCGGCTTCCCCTTCATCATCGCGGTCAAGGGGCTCGGCAAGGACGACATCCTGCGGGCTTTCGAGAAGCGCATCAAGAACACCAAGCCGCACGAGTTTGCGACCGCCTGCAACGAGGTGGAGAAGATCGCACTGCTCAGGCTCAAATCCATGCATCCGGAGAGTTGA
- the mnmD gene encoding tRNA (5-methylaminomethyl-2-thiouridine)(34)-methyltransferase MnmD, producing the protein MGEEREDEIVWHEGDMPFSTRFGDHFYSRENGLAETRHVFPGGNRLQARWQGADDFKIAELGFGTGLNMLTTWQAWKASRREGQHLTFTSFEKFPLDGETLGRALANWPELTVEVAALLAAWPNPKPLKDLVVDLDDGFQLQLMIGDAADRLGKWNGTVDAWYLDGFAPARNPDMWSTDLLAQVFEKTRPGGTFATYAAAGWVRRNLQVAGFTVERLPGHGMKREMLAGTRPA; encoded by the coding sequence ATGGGTGAAGAACGTGAAGACGAGATCGTGTGGCATGAGGGCGATATGCCTTTTTCCACCCGCTTTGGCGATCATTTTTACTCGCGCGAGAACGGCCTTGCCGAGACCCGTCACGTCTTCCCCGGCGGCAACCGGCTTCAAGCGCGATGGCAGGGTGCGGACGATTTCAAAATAGCTGAACTCGGCTTCGGCACGGGTCTCAACATGCTGACGACATGGCAGGCCTGGAAAGCCTCACGCCGCGAGGGTCAGCATCTGACCTTCACCTCTTTCGAGAAATTTCCCCTGGACGGCGAAACGCTGGGGCGCGCCCTTGCGAATTGGCCGGAGCTTACAGTTGAGGTTGCGGCCCTCCTCGCAGCTTGGCCAAATCCGAAACCGCTGAAGGATCTCGTCGTCGATCTCGACGATGGCTTTCAACTGCAGCTCATGATCGGCGATGCCGCAGACCGGCTTGGCAAGTGGAACGGCACGGTCGATGCCTGGTATCTCGACGGCTTCGCGCCGGCCCGCAATCCCGACATGTGGTCGACGGACCTTCTCGCCCAGGTGTTTGAGAAGACGAGACCGGGCGGTACGTTTGCGACCTACGCCGCGGCCGGCTGGGTGCGGCGCAATCTTCAGGTGGCGGGGTTCACCGTCGAGCGGCTCCCCGGTCACGGCATGAAGCGCGAGATGCTCGCAGGCACGCGGCCGGCGTGA